One Pyrus communis chromosome 4, drPyrComm1.1, whole genome shotgun sequence genomic region harbors:
- the LOC137732068 gene encoding glutamine synthetase nodule isozyme-like encodes MSLLSDLVNLNLSESTEKIIAEYIWIGGSGLDLRSKARTLPGPVTDPAKLPKWNYDGSSTDQAPGDNSEVILHPQAIFKDPFRRGKNILVICDAYTPAGEPIPTNKRFNAAKIFSHPDVVAEEPWYGIEQEYTLLQKDTKWPLGWPIGGFPGPQGPYYCGAGADKAFGRDIVDSHYKACLYAGINISGINAEVMPGQWEFQVGPTVGIAAGDQLWAARYILERITEIAGVVLSLDPKPIQGDWNGAGAHANYSTKSMRNDGGIDVIKKAIEKLSLRHKEHIAAYGKGNERRLTGLHETADIHTFSWGVANRGASVRIGRDTEKAGKGYFEDRRPASNMDPYIVTSMIAETTILSK; translated from the exons ATGTCTCTCCTCTCTGATCTCGTCAACCTCAATCTCTCCGAATCCACTGAGAAGATCATCGCTGAATACATTTG GATTGGAGGATCTGGTTTGGACTTGAGAAGCAAAGCAAGG ACACTGCCTGGACCAGTGACAGACCCAGCAAAACTGCCCAAATGGAACTACGACGGTTCAAGCACCGACCAAGCCCCAGGAGATAACAGTGAAGTCATCCTGCA CCCCCAGGCTATTTTTAAGGATCCATTCAGAAGAGGAAAAAACATCCTG GTGATCTGCGATGCGTACACACCGGCGGGAGAGCCAATCCCCACCAACAAAAGATTCAACGCTGCCAAGATATTCAGTCACCCGGACGTTGTCGCCGAGGAACCCTG GTACGGGATTGAGCAAGAGTACACTCTTCTACAAAAGGATACCAAGTGGCCTCTTGGATGGCCAATTGGTGGGTTCCCTGGTCCACAG GGACCCTACTACTGCGGTGCCGGAGCAGACAAGGCCTTCGGTCGTGATATTGTGGATTCACATTACAAGGCTTGCCTCTATGCCGGAATCAACATTAGCGGTATCAACGCTGAAGTTATGCCCGGCCAG TGGGAATTTCAAGTTGGTCCTACTGTTGGTATTGCTGCTGGTGATCAGTTATGGGCTGCTAGATACATCCTTGAG AGAATTACAGAAATTGCAGGAGTTGTTCTTTCTTTGGACCCGAAACCAATCCAG GGTGATTGGAATGGTGCTGGTGCTCACGCTAACTACAG TACCAAGTCAATGAGAAACGATGGCGGAATTGACGTGATCAAGAAGGCAATCGAGAAACTGAGTCTGCGTCACAAGGAGCATATTGCTGCCTACGGAAAAGGCAACGAGAGGAGATTGACAGGTCTCCATGAGACCGCTGACATCCACACTTTCTCTTGG GGCGTGGCAAACCGAGGGGCCTCTGTCCGTATTGGTCGCGATACTGAGAAGGCTGGCAAAG GCTATTTCGAGGACAGAAGGCCGGCGTCGAACATGGATCCGTATATTGTGACTTCCATGATCGCTGAAACCACCATTCTTTCCAAGTGA